In one window of Drosophila ananassae strain 14024-0371.13 chromosome XR, ASM1763931v2, whole genome shotgun sequence DNA:
- the LOC6504381 gene encoding microsomal glutathione S-transferase 1 isoform X1, translated as MASPVELLSLTNPVFKSYVFWVGVLVIKIVLMSLLTAIQRFKTKTFANPEDLMSPKLKVKFDDPNVERVRRAHRNDLENILPFFAIGLLYVLTNPSAWLAINLFRAVGIARIVHTIVYAVVVVPQPSRALAFFVALGATVYMALQVIAAAAF; from the exons atggccaGCCCTGTGGAATTGCTTAGCCTGACGAATCCCGTTTTCAAGAGCTATGTCTTCTGGGTAGGAGTTCTGGTGATCAAGATCGTCCTGATGAGCCTCCTAACGGCGATTCAGCGCTTCAAGACAAAG acctTTGCCAATCCCGAGGACCTGATGTCCCCCAAGCTGAAGGTCAAGTTCGATGATCCCAATGTGGAGCGTGTCCGTCGTGCCCACCGTAACGATTTGGAGAACATCCTGCCCTTCTTCGCCATTGGACTGCTTTACGTATTGACGAATCCCTCCGCCTGGCTGGCCATCAACCTGTTCCGGGCCGTGGGTATTGCCCGTATCGTCCATACCATTGTCTACGCCGTAGTGGTGGTGCCCCAGCCCTCCCGCGCCTTGGCCTTCTTCGTGGCCTTGGGCGCCACCGTTTACATGGCCCTCCAGGTCATCGCTGCGGCTGCTTTTTAA
- the LOC6504381 gene encoding microsomal glutathione S-transferase 1 isoform X2, producing MLNSELISFENPVFRCYLGWSAVLVLKIFAAAIYSGLMRFFTSTFANPEDLMSPKLKVKFDDPNVERVRRAHRNDLENILPFFAIGLLYVLTNPSAWLAINLFRAVGIARIVHTIVYAVVVVPQPSRALAFFVALGATVYMALQVIAAAAF from the exons ATGCTGAATTCCGAGTTGATTTCTTTCGAAAACCCGGTCTTTCGATGCTATTTGGGCTGGTCAGCCGTTttagttttgaaaatttttgccGCAGCCATATATTCGGGTCTGATGCGTTTTTTCACTTCC acctTTGCCAATCCCGAGGACCTGATGTCCCCCAAGCTGAAGGTCAAGTTCGATGATCCCAATGTGGAGCGTGTCCGTCGTGCCCACCGTAACGATTTGGAGAACATCCTGCCCTTCTTCGCCATTGGACTGCTTTACGTATTGACGAATCCCTCCGCCTGGCTGGCCATCAACCTGTTCCGGGCCGTGGGTATTGCCCGTATCGTCCATACCATTGTCTACGCCGTAGTGGTGGTGCCCCAGCCCTCCCGCGCCTTGGCCTTCTTCGTGGCCTTGGGCGCCACCGTTTACATGGCCCTCCAGGTCATCGCTGCGGCTGCTTTTTAA